One stretch of Phocoena phocoena chromosome 10, mPhoPho1.1, whole genome shotgun sequence DNA includes these proteins:
- the TMIE gene encoding transmembrane inner ear expressed protein, which translates to MAGQRLGAGPLWALGGAALGVCLAGVAGQLVEPSTAPPKPKPPPLTKETVVFWDMRLWHVVGIFSLFVLSIIITLCCVFNCRVPRTRKEIEARYLQRKAAKIYTDKLETVPPLNELTEVPGDDKKKKKKDSVDTVAIKVEEDEKNEAKKKKEEK; encoded by the exons ATGGCGGGGCAGCGGCTAGGCGCGGGGCCGCTCTGGGCGCTGGGCGGCGCCGCCCTGGGGGTTTGCCTCGCGGGGGTCGCCGGGCAGCTGGTGGAG CCCAGCACGGCCCCACCCAAGCCCAAGCCGCCCCCGCTGACCAAGGAAACGGTGGTGTTCTGGGATATGCGCCTGTGGCACGTGGTGGGCATCTTCTCGCTCTTCGTGTTGTCCATCA TTATCACTCTTTGCTGTGTCTTCAACTGCCGCGTGCCACGGACCCGGAAGGAGATTGAAGCCCGGTACCTACAGCGAAAGGCAGCCAAGATATACACGGACAAACTAGAGACTGTGCCACCCCTCAACGAGCTCACAGAAGTCCCTGGAG atgataagaagaagaagaagaaggacagTGTGGATACAGTGGCCATCAAGGTAGAGGAGGATGAGAAGAATGAggccaagaagaagaaagaagagaaatga